The following proteins are encoded in a genomic region of Rhodoferax aquaticus:
- a CDS encoding putative bifunctional diguanylate cyclase/phosphodiesterase, which produces MLSPAPQAKILVVEDETIVARDIHAQLLEMGYNPVGHATQGEEAIVMVADLLPDLVLMDIQLAGVMDGIAAAQIIRDRYALPVVFLTAYAADDVLARAKLTEPFGYILKPFSERELRTVLEMALFKYQADAKLQATVLHTQAILDNMADGVITINTHGIVESYNLAASTIFGYTPDEVIGHNISMLMPEPYRSEHDHYLQHFRNTGEARIVGVARELEGRRQDGSVFPMSLTVSRIERGQQITFIGLIRDVTQHRLDMEEIRRLAFYDPLTGLPNRRLLLDRLKQAMVTSSRTGQHGALMFLDLDHFKLLNDSLGHDVGDILLQQVATRLTSCVREGDSVARLGGDEFVVLLEALSVHDHEAATQAEAIANKILDHLGRPYQLRANNYTSTPSIGIVVFLEDSETMDELIKKADVAMYQAKAAGRNTTRFFDPAMQAAAATYSELEKDLRNGLANQEFVLHYQVQVKVDNNKLHEPTITGVEALVRWNSGSRGMVPPAQFIQLAEETGMILPLGQWVLETACAQLVEWAKSPRTANWTMAVNVSASQFAKADFVTNVYSALEKTGARPELLKLELTESMLVVDIEEIILKMNAIRARGVSFSLDDFGTGYSSLSYLKRLPLTQLKIDRSFVRDVLTDPSDAVIARTIVALGHSLGLKVIAEGVETEGQRDFLTGIGVDAHQGYLFGKPVGVDALHTL; this is translated from the coding sequence ATGCTTTCACCCGCTCCTCAAGCGAAGATACTGGTGGTCGAAGACGAGACCATTGTGGCGCGAGACATCCACGCTCAGCTTTTGGAAATGGGCTACAACCCAGTGGGCCATGCCACCCAGGGTGAGGAGGCGATTGTCATGGTCGCAGACTTGTTGCCGGACTTGGTGCTGATGGACATTCAGCTGGCGGGCGTGATGGACGGCATTGCTGCGGCCCAAATCATCCGCGACCGCTACGCTTTGCCCGTGGTGTTTCTCACCGCCTACGCCGCTGACGATGTGCTGGCGCGCGCCAAGCTCACCGAGCCGTTTGGCTACATCTTGAAGCCCTTCTCTGAGCGGGAACTGCGCACAGTGCTAGAAATGGCGCTGTTTAAGTACCAAGCCGACGCCAAACTACAGGCCACCGTACTGCACACCCAAGCCATTTTGGACAATATGGCGGACGGGGTCATCACCATCAACACCCATGGCATCGTCGAGTCTTACAACCTGGCAGCGAGCACCATCTTTGGCTACACGCCCGATGAAGTGATTGGGCATAACATCTCTATGCTGATGCCTGAGCCTTACCGCAGCGAGCACGACCACTACTTACAGCACTTTCGCAACACCGGCGAAGCGCGCATTGTGGGCGTGGCCCGCGAGTTAGAAGGCCGACGGCAAGACGGCAGTGTGTTTCCTATGAGCCTCACCGTGTCGCGCATCGAGCGGGGCCAGCAAATCACCTTTATCGGGCTGATCCGCGATGTCACCCAGCACCGACTGGACATGGAAGAAATCCGCCGCTTGGCGTTCTACGACCCATTGACCGGCCTGCCCAACCGGCGTTTGCTGCTAGACCGGCTCAAGCAAGCCATGGTGACGTCAAGCCGCACTGGGCAGCATGGCGCTTTGATGTTTTTGGATCTGGACCACTTCAAGCTACTCAACGACAGCCTAGGCCACGATGTGGGCGACATCTTGCTGCAGCAAGTGGCCACACGCCTGACTTCGTGCGTGCGTGAGGGCGACAGCGTGGCACGCCTAGGGGGCGACGAATTTGTGGTTCTGCTTGAGGCCTTGAGCGTGCATGACCATGAAGCTGCGACCCAGGCTGAGGCCATCGCCAACAAAATCTTGGACCACTTGGGTCGCCCTTACCAACTCCGCGCCAACAACTACACCAGCACGCCCAGCATTGGCATTGTGGTCTTCTTGGAAGACTCCGAGACCATGGACGAGCTCATCAAAAAAGCCGATGTCGCGATGTACCAGGCCAAGGCGGCCGGGCGCAATACCACCCGCTTTTTTGACCCCGCCATGCAAGCCGCAGCGGCCACCTACTCAGAGCTAGAGAAAGACCTGCGCAACGGCCTGGCCAACCAAGAATTTGTGCTGCACTACCAAGTGCAGGTCAAGGTGGACAACAACAAGCTGCACGAACCTACGATTACCGGAGTTGAAGCCTTGGTGCGCTGGAACAGTGGCTCCCGTGGCATGGTGCCGCCGGCTCAGTTTATTCAACTGGCGGAAGAAACCGGCATGATTCTTCCCTTGGGCCAGTGGGTGCTGGAGACCGCCTGCGCGCAGTTGGTGGAATGGGCCAAGAGCCCTCGTACCGCCAACTGGACCATGGCCGTGAACGTGAGCGCCTCTCAGTTCGCTAAAGCAGACTTTGTAACCAATGTCTACAGCGCCTTGGAAAAAACTGGCGCGCGCCCAGAACTCCTGAAATTAGAGCTCACCGAGAGCATGCTGGTGGTCGACATTGAAGAGATCATTCTGAAAATGAATGCGATTCGCGCACGCGGTGTGAGTTTTTCTTTGGACGACTTCGGCACCGGGTATTCCTCTTTGTCTTACCTCAAGCGCCTGCCGCTCACCCAGCTCAAGATTGATCGCTCTTTTGTGCGCGATGTGTTAACCGACCCCAGCGACGCGGTCATTGCGCGCACCATCGTGGCACTGGGCCATAGCTTGGGCTTGAAAGTCATCGCAGAGGGGGTAGAAACCGAGGGCCAGCGGGACTTTCTCACCGGCATCGGGGTGGATGCCCACCAAGGCTACTTGTTTGGTAAGCCGGTGGGTGTAGACGCCTTGCATACGCTCTAG